In Phreatobacter aquaticus, a single genomic region encodes these proteins:
- a CDS encoding acetyl/propionyl/methylcrotonyl-CoA carboxylase subunit alpha, whose product MLSSVLIANRGEIAVRVIRTAKRLGLRTIAIYSEADAGAMHVRLADQAYCVGPAPARESYLVIEKIITVAKQAKAEAIHPGYGFLSERAEFAEACAAAGIVFVGPPASAIRAMGLKDGAKALMQKAGVPVVPGYHGAMQEAKFLKEKAYEIGYPVLIKAVAGGGGKGMKRVDKAMDFDEALASAQREAASSFGDPRVLIEKYITAPRHIEIQVFGDSQGNVVHLFERDCSLQRRHQKVIEEAPAPGMPEAMREAMGKAAVEAARAVGYVGAGTVEFIADGSAGLDASKFWFMEMNTRLQVEHPVTEAITGQDLVEWQLRVASGEQLPLLQDELAIHGHAVEARLYAEDPEKGFLPSTGKLWRLSFGEGDGVRIDTGVEEQAEVSPFYDPMIAKVIAHGATRDEALDRLGQALAGTVVAGPRTNVRFLKALTEAEGFRSGDFDTGFIDRNVEALGAVPQPMDAEAARLGMLKLIDGDWSHRTWHESRLGNETTSPWQHVDGFQLGTARRTLRQFLVNGELLKAELVWPHPRPGHGNPNVSVHLSSGVSRFLDDYLPIYHLPMFVQTAQSLFVIRDGRQTEIRAFDPLDVDLDHLDGGGALKAPMHGKVIQVFVEPGQQVAKGDRIAVIEAMKMEHTLVASSDGTVTSVTVLAGEQVAEGAPVATIEAAAAEAA is encoded by the coding sequence ATGCTGTCTTCCGTGCTCATCGCCAATCGCGGCGAAATCGCCGTTCGCGTCATCAGGACGGCGAAGCGGCTGGGCTTGCGCACCATCGCGATCTATTCCGAGGCTGATGCCGGCGCGATGCATGTCCGCCTCGCCGACCAGGCCTATTGCGTCGGGCCGGCGCCGGCGCGCGAGAGCTATCTGGTGATCGAGAAGATCATCACGGTCGCCAAACAGGCGAAAGCCGAGGCGATCCATCCCGGCTACGGTTTTCTCTCCGAGCGCGCCGAATTCGCCGAGGCCTGCGCCGCGGCCGGGATCGTGTTCGTCGGGCCACCGGCCTCCGCCATCCGCGCCATGGGGCTGAAGGATGGCGCGAAAGCGCTGATGCAGAAGGCCGGCGTTCCCGTGGTGCCCGGCTATCACGGCGCCATGCAGGAGGCGAAATTCCTCAAGGAGAAGGCCTACGAGATCGGCTATCCCGTGCTGATCAAGGCGGTCGCCGGTGGCGGCGGCAAGGGCATGAAGCGCGTCGACAAGGCGATGGATTTCGACGAGGCGCTGGCCTCTGCCCAGCGGGAGGCGGCGAGCTCCTTCGGCGATCCCCGCGTGCTGATCGAGAAATACATCACCGCGCCGCGCCATATCGAGATCCAGGTGTTCGGCGACAGCCAGGGCAATGTCGTCCACCTGTTCGAGCGCGACTGCTCGCTGCAACGCCGCCACCAGAAGGTGATCGAGGAAGCGCCGGCGCCGGGCATGCCCGAGGCGATGCGGGAGGCCATGGGCAAGGCGGCGGTCGAGGCGGCGAGGGCGGTCGGCTATGTCGGCGCCGGCACCGTGGAGTTCATCGCCGATGGGTCGGCGGGGCTCGATGCGTCGAAGTTCTGGTTCATGGAGATGAACACCCGCCTGCAGGTGGAGCATCCGGTGACGGAGGCGATCACCGGCCAGGATCTGGTCGAGTGGCAGCTCCGGGTCGCTTCCGGCGAGCAACTGCCGCTGTTGCAGGACGAGCTTGCGATCCACGGCCATGCGGTGGAAGCCAGGCTCTATGCCGAGGATCCAGAAAAGGGCTTCCTGCCGTCAACCGGCAAGCTCTGGCGGCTTTCCTTCGGCGAAGGCGACGGCGTGCGCATCGACACCGGCGTTGAGGAGCAGGCCGAGGTCTCGCCATTCTACGATCCGATGATCGCCAAGGTGATCGCCCATGGCGCGACGCGCGACGAGGCGCTGGACCGGCTGGGTCAGGCGCTGGCCGGCACCGTGGTGGCGGGGCCAAGGACGAATGTTCGGTTCCTGAAGGCGTTGACCGAGGCCGAGGGCTTCCGGTCCGGCGATTTCGACACGGGGTTCATCGACCGGAATGTCGAGGCCTTGGGGGCCGTGCCTCAGCCGATGGATGCCGAGGCTGCGCGCCTCGGCATGCTGAAGCTGATCGACGGCGACTGGAGCCACCGAACCTGGCATGAGAGCCGGTTGGGCAATGAGACCACATCGCCCTGGCAACATGTCGATGGCTTCCAGCTTGGCACGGCGCGCCGAACGCTGCGCCAGTTCCTGGTCAATGGAGAGCTGTTGAAAGCCGAACTCGTCTGGCCTCATCCAAGGCCCGGGCACGGCAATCCGAACGTTTCCGTGCATCTTTCCAGTGGCGTGTCCCGTTTCCTGGACGATTATCTCCCGATCTATCATCTCCCGATGTTCGTGCAGACGGCACAGAGCCTGTTCGTCATCCGCGACGGCCGCCAGACCGAAATCCGCGCCTTCGATCCGCTCGATGTCGATCTCGACCATCTCGATGGCGGCGGCGCGCTGAAGGCGCCTATGCATGGCAAGGTCATTCAGGTCTTTGTCGAACCAGGCCAGCAGGTGGCCAAGGGCGACCGCATCGCTGTGATCGAGGCGATGAAGATGGAGCACACGCTGGTCGCGTCCTCGGATGGCACGGTCACCTCGGTGACGGTGCTCGCCGGCGAACAGGTGGCCGAGGGGGCGCCGGTCGCGACCATCGAGGCGGCGGCGGCCGAGGCGGCCTGA
- a CDS encoding amidase, translating into MTDLADLSTADLTKAFKARTLSPVEATKAALKRIEACEPKLNAMYIVSADQALKAARAAEKRYAKGEPLSVIDGVPSTIKDNMATAGDPCPVGVPIADMTPRAVDSPVSARMREAGAVILGKTTMPDYGMLSAGVSSLHGVTRNPWNTTRNTAGSSSGAGAAGAAGYGPLHIGTDIGGSIRLPAAHCGLFGLKPSLGRVPLYPPYLGRVAGPMTRTVKDSALLMNVITGPDFRDHMSLPYQPVDYAKGLSKLKVKGLKIGLLTEMPSGLPADPAIIKAVKAAAKALEAEGAHVEVLKGFVTPSMLDGISCFFEQRSYNDISKLPAAQKKKLLPYIVDWATWRAKDFTGADVMRFYGEVVAMREAAVLATQPFDFVIQPCTCPVSYPAEHHSPTNDYKTALEHIPFTVAYNFSEQPAASLNWTYHSDGMPIGVQVSGRRFDDIGVMRMSRVLEQLRPEQKAWPLG; encoded by the coding sequence ATGACCGACCTCGCCGACCTCTCGACCGCCGACCTCACCAAGGCCTTCAAGGCGCGCACGCTCTCGCCTGTCGAGGCCACCAAGGCGGCGCTCAAGCGGATCGAGGCCTGCGAGCCGAAGCTCAACGCCATGTATATCGTCAGCGCGGACCAGGCGCTGAAGGCCGCCAGGGCCGCCGAGAAGCGCTATGCCAAGGGTGAGCCGCTCTCGGTGATCGATGGCGTGCCCTCCACCATCAAGGACAATATGGCAACCGCCGGCGACCCCTGCCCGGTCGGCGTGCCGATTGCCGACATGACGCCGCGCGCGGTGGATTCGCCGGTCTCAGCCCGCATGCGGGAGGCCGGCGCCGTCATCCTCGGCAAGACCACCATGCCCGATTACGGCATGCTCTCGGCCGGCGTCTCCTCGCTCCACGGCGTCACCCGCAATCCCTGGAACACCACACGCAACACGGCGGGCTCGTCGTCGGGCGCCGGCGCGGCGGGTGCGGCCGGCTATGGTCCCTTGCATATCGGCACCGATATCGGCGGCTCGATCCGCCTGCCCGCCGCCCATTGCGGCCTGTTCGGCCTGAAGCCGTCGCTCGGCCGCGTGCCGCTCTATCCGCCCTATCTCGGCCGGGTCGCGGGACCCATGACCCGGACGGTCAAGGACTCGGCGCTGCTGATGAATGTCATCACTGGGCCGGATTTTCGCGACCACATGAGCCTGCCCTACCAGCCGGTCGACTACGCCAAGGGCCTGTCGAAGCTGAAGGTGAAAGGATTGAAGATCGGACTGCTCACCGAAATGCCCTCCGGGTTGCCGGCAGATCCCGCCATCATCAAGGCGGTGAAAGCAGCGGCCAAGGCGCTGGAAGCCGAAGGCGCCCATGTCGAAGTTCTGAAGGGCTTCGTGACCCCCTCCATGCTCGACGGCATTTCCTGCTTCTTCGAGCAGCGCTCCTACAACGACATCTCAAAGCTGCCGGCGGCGCAGAAAAAGAAGCTCCTGCCCTATATCGTCGACTGGGCGACCTGGCGGGCCAAGGACTTCACCGGCGCCGATGTCATGCGCTTCTATGGCGAGGTCGTCGCCATGCGCGAGGCGGCGGTGCTCGCAACCCAACCCTTCGACTTCGTCATCCAGCCCTGCACCTGCCCGGTCAGCTATCCGGCCGAGCATCATTCGCCGACCAACGATTACAAGACGGCGCTGGAGCACATCCCCTTCACGGTGGCCTACAATTTCTCCGAACAGCCGGCGGCGAGCCTCAACTGGACCTATCATTCCGACGGCATGCCGATCGGCGTGCAGGTGTCGGGGCGGCGCTTCGACGATATCGGCGTGATGCGGATGAGCCGCGTGCTGGAGCAGTTGCGGCCGGAGCAGAAGGCCTGGCCTTTGGGGTGA